The Candidatus Hydrogenisulfobacillus filiaventi sequence GGCCATCAGCGCCTTTGTCACCCTGAAGGAGGGGGTGCCGATCGAGGAGGAGCTGGTGGTGCAGCTGAAGCAGCACGTGGTTGACAAGATCGGGGCCCTGGCGCGGCCGGAGGAGATCTTCTTCACCGTGGAGCTGCCCAAGACCCGGAGCGGCAAGATCATGCGGCGGCTGCTGCGGGACATTGCGGAGGGACGGGCGTTGGGGGACACCACCACCCTGGCCGACCCGGCGGTGGTGGAGGAGCTGAAGCGCCGGTATGAGGAGCGCTACGAGGAGCGGGAGTAGCAGCATCCGGCCCGGATGGCGGCCGGCCCCCGGCCGGGGGCCGGCCGTTCCATCTGGGGGCGGGCCGGTCAGGACCCGGCTTGCCAATGGCCCACGGCGGTGTCCACCAGGTGCCGGTATTCCTGATAAAGGGTATCGTAGCGGGCGGCGGCGCCGGGATCCGGGTGCACCACCCGCCCGGACGCGGCGGGGTCGGGAAGGGCACCGGGGCCTTGCACCGCCTGGCGGGCCAGGAGGGCCGCTTCCCGGCGACGCCGGCGCTCCCCACCACCGTCAGGGGCCGGTTGAGCACGGCCGCCAGGATCGCCGGCCAGAGGCGGCCGGTGGTGCCGCCGCCGGTGGCGATCCAGCGGACTTCCCGGTCCACCCCCATCAGTTCGGCTGTCTGGCGCAGGTTGCAGGCCACCCCTTCCAGTACCGATGGGCCCGGCTGTGCGCGGTGCTGAGCCCCCAGAATACCCCGCGGGCGTGCGGAAGGCCGCCAGGGGCCCGCTCGCCGCTCAAGTAGGGCAGGAAGAACAGGCCTTCCGCCCCCGGCGGCACCGCCGCCGCCTCCTGGTCCAGCTCCGGGTAGCGGGATCCGGGGGCGATGGTGGCACGCAGCCAGCGCAGGGAATCGGCCGCCGCCTGATTGACCCCCATCACATACCAGGTGGCCGGGCGGGCATGGCAGAAGGCATGGACGGTGGGTGGGGGCAGGGGTGAAGGCGGCCCGGGGATGGAGGATGACCCCGGAAGTACCGACGGCCAGCATGGCCCGATCCGGGGTCCACACCCCCGTGCCGGCCGCGCCCGCCGGCTGGTCGCCGGCTCCTGCCACCACCGGGATACCCTGCCAGCGGGCGGGTCCGATGGTCACGGTACCCGCGAAGGCGGCCGATTCGGTGGGGTCGCTGCCCAGCCAGGCGGCGGCGATGCCATGTTCGGCCAGCCAGTCGTTCGCCCAGCGCCGGCCGGCCACGTCCAGCAGATAGGTGCCGGCGGCATCGCTGACTTCCGCCTGCCAGCGGCCGGTCAGCTGCTGGCGGAGCCAGTCCTTGGCTACCGCCACATGGCGGATGCGCGGCCAGAGGTCGGGGGGGCCGCCTTCAGCCACAGCAGCTTGAACAAGGTATACGCTTCCAACGGCGGGTTGCCGAGGCGGCGGGGTGAGGGCTTCCGGTTCGTACTGGCGGGCCACGGCGGCCGCCAGCGGCGCGGGGCGGGTATCCGACCACAGGATGGCAGGATAGAGGGGATGTCCCTGGTTGTCACTGACCATCAGGGTGTGCATCTGCCCGCTGCAACCGATGGCCTCCGGCCGTCCGCCGGCGGCGTCCGCGTCGGTCAACAGCTGCTCCAGCGCCGCCCGCCAGGCGGCAGGGTCCTGCTCCCGCCCCCCGTCGGGCAGGGCGGTGGTCCCGTACGGGTAGACGGCCGACCAGCGCTCCCGGCCGTCCTGGTCGATCAGGACCCCCTTCAGGCCCTGGGTGCCCAGGTCCAGGCCCAGGTAGGTGGCAGCCTGGCGGGTGCTCAGGTGGCATCCTCCTCCAACCGGCAGGCGTTGTGCTATCCTGACGGAAATTATGCGCTAGTGCGGGCCTCCCCGCAGCAGGCTCCGCTACCGGAACAGGAGGGGAACGGGGTGGTCCGCCCGCGTCTGCAACCGGCCCGGGGGCCGGAGGTCCGCCCCCGCCGGGTCCTGCTGCTGGTGTCCTTCGTCTATGGGCTGGTGTTTCTGGCCCGCATCGGCCCCGGGGTGGTCACCCCCCTCCTGGCCCGGCGGTTCGGGCTGACGCCGCTGGTGTTGTCGGCCATGACCGCGGCGCAATACCTGGCGTACATGCTGCTGCAGCCGGCGGTTGGCAGCTGGGCGCTGCACCGGGGGGCAGGCCGGCTGCTGGCGCTGGGCGCGGTGCTGGACGGGGTGGGTACCACCCTGTTCGGGGCGGCGGACCGCTTCGGGCTGGTGGTGGCCAGCCGGGCCCTGGTCGGAGGCGGGGATGCCCTGGTCTGGATCAGCGTGGTGCTGGTGCTGGCAGCGCATTTTCCGGCCGGGCGCTACGGACGGGCGCTGGGCTGGGCCGGAATGGCCGGCAGCGTAGGGGCTCTGGTGGCGACCTTCCCGCTGGCGTGGTGGGCCGGGGTCGCCGGCTGGCGGGTACCCTTCCTGGTGGTGGGCCCCCTGCTGGTGGCGGCCGGGATCCTGGCCGCCCGTCAGCTGGGCCGGGCAACCGTTCCGGCCCCGGCGGCGCCCGGACCGGGCCTGCTGGTGCGGGTGGGCCGCCGCCTCCGCCGACCGGGTCCCCTGCTGGCACCGATGCTGACCCACTTCGGCTTCATGGGCGGATTCCTCGGCTTCATCAGCCTGCTGGCGGTGCCGTACCTGGAGGCGGCCTACCGGATGCCGGCTCCGGCTGCAGCCGTCTACCCCGGCCTAGCCCTGCTGGGTTCCCTGGCCGGGGGGCCTCTGGCCGGCTGGGCGGGGGACCGCTGGGGGCGCCGGCGTCCGTATCTGGCCGCGGGGGTGCTGGCAGTGGGCGCCTGGGGCTTGCTGGCGGCGGATCCGGCGGGGCTGCCCCCTCCACTGCTGGCGGTGGTCTTCCTGGGGTTGGGGCTGGTCAACGGGGCCACCGTGCTGACCTTTGCCGTCGTGCGGGACGTGGCGGGGCCGCGGGCCGGGCTGGAGGCGGGCCTGGCCAATGCGGCCGGCTTCCTGGCGGCGGTGGTGGTGCCGGTGGCGATGGGGGCGGTGCTGACGGCCGGGGCGGCGCTCCCCCTGACAGTGCGGGAGGGCCGGGCGTTCCTCGCGCCCCTGGCGGCCGCCGGGGCGGGGCTGGCGGGGGCCTGGGCGATCCGGGAGCCGGCCAGGAGCCGGGGGAGGTAGGCCGCCGGTAAGCCGGATTGTCATGGTCCGGTCATTTTGCCCCGCTATCGTTCTGTCCGGGACAACGCAAGCTGAACCGGAAGGGGCGAGGATGCAATGCGCAAATGGTGGGTGGTACTGGCATCCCTGGGTGTGGGCGGGGGAGCCCTGGCGGCAATCCCGGGGAGC is a genomic window containing:
- a CDS encoding putative Xylulokinase (Evidence 3 : Putative function from multiple computational evidences; Product type e : enzyme); translation: MTDADAAGGRPEAIGCSGQMHTLMVSDNQGHPLYPAILWSDTRPAPLAAAVARQYEPEALTPPPRQPAVGSVYLVQAAVAEGGPPDLWPRIRHVAVAKDWLRQQLTGRWQAEVSDAAGTYLLDVAGRRWANDWLAEHGIAAAWLGSDPTESAAFAGTVTIGPARWQGIPVVAGAGDQPAGAAGTGVWTPDRAMLAVGTSGVILHPRAAFTPAPTHRPCLLPCPPGHLVCDGGQSGGGRFPALAACHHRPRIPLPGAGPGGGGGAAGGGRPVLPALLERRAGPWRPSARPRGILGAQHRAQPGPSVLEGVACNLRQTAELMGVDREVRWIATGGGTTGRLWPAILAAVLNRPLTVVGSAGVAGKRPSWPARRCKAPVPFPTPPRPGGWCTRIPAPPPATIPFIRNTGTWWTPPWAIGKPGPDRPAPRWNGRPPAGGRPPSGPDAATPAPRSAPHTGASAPPPPPGRPGWWCPPTPVPPQCPAAAAA
- a CDS encoding protein of unknown function (Evidence 5 : Unknown function); the protein is MQGPGALPDPAASGRVVHPDPGAAARYDTLYQEYRHLVDTAVGHWQAGS
- a CDS encoding Gluconokinase codes for the protein MGVNQAAADSLRWLRATIAPGSRYPELDQEAAAVPPGAEGLFFLPYLSGERAPGGLPHARGVFWGLSTAHSRAHRYWKGWPATCARQPN
- a CDS encoding MFS transporter, with amino-acid sequence MVRPRLQPARGPEVRPRRVLLLVSFVYGLVFLARIGPGVVTPLLARRFGLTPLVLSAMTAAQYLAYMLLQPAVGSWALHRGAGRLLALGAVLDGVGTTLFGAADRFGLVVASRALVGGGDALVWISVVLVLAAHFPAGRYGRALGWAGMAGSVGALVATFPLAWWAGVAGWRVPFLVVGPLLVAAGILAARQLGRATVPAPAAPGPGLLVRVGRRLRRPGPLLAPMLTHFGFMGGFLGFISLLAVPYLEAAYRMPAPAAAVYPGLALLGSLAGGPLAGWAGDRWGRRRPYLAAGVLAVGAWGLLAADPAGLPPPLLAVVFLGLGLVNGATVLTFAVVRDVAGPRAGLEAGLANAAGFLAAVVVPVAMGAVLTAGAALPLTVREGRAFLAPLAAAGAGLAGAWAIREPARSRGR